Sequence from the Pseudocalidococcus azoricus BACA0444 genome:
GGCCAACCCCGTGATTGTTGATGGCCGCAACTTTTTAGACCGCCAGGCCCTCGAAACCTTAGGATTTCGCTATGTGGGGGTGGGTCACTAAATTACGGTTATTGATTGTCACTTTTGACTTTCGACTTTTGGCTTGGATCAGTCAATCCACACCCTAACCCTGCTTTGATCGGCCTGGTATAGTTGTCTTAAGACCTTGGTCGTTGTAATTAACCAGGCCAAGTTTTCGAGTCTGCCACTTCTCATCAGGCTGCGATCCATGCAACTTATCAGAATCAGGGGATGACCTATGCTGCATATTCTTTCTGATCAAGCCCAATCCTTCCTCACTACCTATTTTTTTGTCGGCATTGGCTTAACGGGAGTCTCCTTCTTTAGCGGCTGGTTCAAAAAGAGTTATGACGGCCCCCTCAAACAGGCCTGGGGTATTGCCGAGCGGCTCAAAACCGAGAAACAGACCTTAGAAGCCAAAGTGGCCCAAATTCGCCAAGAGTACCAATACCAGGCCCAGCAAATTGAACAGTACAAAGCCCAGGCCGAAGCCTATGCCGCCCAAGTCAAAACCCTGGAAACTCGCTATCTCAATCTAGAAACCAAATATGAGCACCTGGCTGCCGACTATCAAACCCTCCAAGAAAACTATGCCGCCAGCCAAAGCCATTGCCAAAATCTGGAATTTGATCTCCGTGATCTAAGTGCCAAACTCGAAAACGCTGACTATGATAATGAACAACTCCGCCAGGCCTATCAGGCTCAAGAGCAGGAATTTGTTGCCCAAACCACGGCTCACCAGCAACTTCAAGAGAGTTATCGCCTCTTGGAAGCCGAGCAAGTCACCCTCAATGCCCAATGGCAAAGCACCAAAATCGAGTACGAAGCCTTGCAAGCCAACTACCAAGAACTCCAGGAGACGATGACTGAAATTCAAGGCATCTACCAGCAAACTCGGCTTGAAATCACCGACCTAGAGAAACGGGTGACAAAAATTTTGGCCGATAACGATCAACTTTTGGCCGATAACCTGTGGCGGGAAGAACGGTTACGCAAGCTCCGCTTCTGGGAATGGCTGATGGGGGGGTGCAATAACTATGTCCCGCGCTCTAAGTCCTTGTTGACCTTCTATATTGGTATGCCGCTCCAGGCCTGGTGGTCGAATCTTGTTAATCCGGCCTAGGCTCGTGAAGTTATCCCAATGAAACCGGCAACACGGCTTTGGCTTTATCTAGCGTTGATCCCAGTTTTTGGTGTGCTCCCAGCCATCTGGACTATCAGGCAATCTCAAGTCAATTCCGAGCCGCGCAAAATCAGCCGGTTAGTCATTCTTTTAGCCTTGGCCTGGGCGGTGGGTTATGGGGCCTTGAATTTAGGAGCCGGAACTACTGAAATGTGGCCAGAAACTAGCCTCCTATTTCTCAATAGCCTCTGGACATCGGGATATTTTTTGACATTGTTTTGG
This genomic interval carries:
- a CDS encoding coiled-coil domain-containing protein, with the translated sequence MLHILSDQAQSFLTTYFFVGIGLTGVSFFSGWFKKSYDGPLKQAWGIAERLKTEKQTLEAKVAQIRQEYQYQAQQIEQYKAQAEAYAAQVKTLETRYLNLETKYEHLAADYQTLQENYAASQSHCQNLEFDLRDLSAKLENADYDNEQLRQAYQAQEQEFVAQTTAHQQLQESYRLLEAEQVTLNAQWQSTKIEYEALQANYQELQETMTEIQGIYQQTRLEITDLEKRVTKILADNDQLLADNLWREERLRKLRFWEWLMGGCNNYVPRSKSLLTFYIGMPLQAWWSNLVNPA